One region of Emys orbicularis isolate rEmyOrb1 chromosome 4, rEmyOrb1.hap1, whole genome shotgun sequence genomic DNA includes:
- the LOC135877827 gene encoding LOW QUALITY PROTEIN: olfactory receptor 9G4-like (The sequence of the model RefSeq protein was modified relative to this genomic sequence to represent the inferred CDS: substituted 1 base at 1 genomic stop codon) yields MPMETTEEGSNCTLVTQFILVGFTTEPHLRVALFVLFLISYSLTLAGNLGLMTLIFLDPRLHTPMYFFVGSLSFLDIRYSSVYTPQILSDCITKSKVMSYAGCAAQFFFSAGLAYSECFLLAAMAYDRYVAICNPLLYASAMPRKLCFQLVASSYAAGFANAIMHTGNTFRLRFCGDNTINHYFCDAPPLVKMACDDTQVYELILATVIGCNVVATTALILGSYTAIGVAILRIRSATGXRKAFSTCSAHLVSVTLFYGSILFMYARPSSQHTPEWDKVGALFYTVVNPLVNPVIYSLRSKDVKEALRKPLGEPQHASEWRQQRRV; encoded by the coding sequence ATGCCTATGGAGACCACGGAGGAGGGAAGCAACTGCACCCTGGTGACACAGTTCATCCTTGTGGGTTTCACGACAGAGCCACACCTGCGGGTGGCCCTCTTTGTGCTCTTCCTCATCTCCTACAGCCTGACGCTCGCAGGGAATCTGGGACTTATGACATTGATCTTCCTGGACCCGCGCCTACACACTCCCATGTACTTCTTTGTGGGCAGCCTCTCCTTCCTGGATATCCGGTACTCCTCAGTCTACACCCCTCAGATCCTGTCTGACTGCATCACCAAGAGCAAGGTCATGTCCTATGCCGGCTGTGCTGCCCAGTTCTTCTTCTCCGCTGGCTTGGCCTATAGTGAGTGCTTCCTGCTGGCTGCCATGGCCTACGAccgctatgtggccatctgcaACCCACTGCTTTATGCCTCCGCCATGCCCAGGAAGCTCTGCTTCCAGCTAGTGGCCAGCTCCTATGCAGCTGGCTTTGCCAACGCCATCATGCACACAGGCAACACCTTCCGCCTGCGTTTCTGCGGGGACAACACCATCAATCACTATTTCTGTGATGCACCACCACTGGTGAAGATGGCTTGTGATGACACCCAGGTCTATGAGCTCATCCTGGCCACTGTTATCGGCTGCAACGTGGTGGCCACCACCGCTCTCATCCTGGGCTCCTACACAGCCATTGGGGTGGCCATCTTGCGCATCCGCTCGGCCACTGGCTAGCGCaaggccttctccacctgctctgCCCATCTAGTCTCTGTCACCCTCTTCTATGGCTCCATCCTTTTCATGTACGCACGGCCCAGCTCCCAGCATACTCCAGAGTGGGACAAGGTGGGTGCTTTGTTTTACACTGTGGTCAACCCTCTGGTCAACCCCGTGATCTACAGCCTGCGCAGCAAGGATGTGAAGGAGGCACTGAGAAAGCCTTTGGGAGAGCCACAGCATGCAAGTGAATGGCGGCAGCAAAGGCGGGTCTGA